Below is a genomic region from Leptospira yasudae.
ACGCGAAAATCTGTTTCAGGATCTCTCCGCGGGAATCCGCGATTTTTGCGAGGATCTATATTCAGAAAAAGAAATATTAGAAATATTGAATCATTCGATTTTCGAACCCGAAAAGGAGAATTTCGGAACACAACCGTTTCGACGAATGGTTTTCGAGTTCAGAACCGGAAGCCGACCGACGGGAATCCGAATCGAAAAGACCGCACCGATCCGGTTTTCCAATTCGAACCTGGAAAAAATCAAACTCGGAAAAATCCTGAGTTGGATGTCCGAGTTTCTTTAGGAAAGGACGGAAAACTCTTTCCGAATTTCCCGTTCCGATTAGGGTAGAATCCGGTATGCTCGAAACGCACTACATATCCTCTCCCGAAATCGAATCGATCGGCTACGACTTGGAAACCGGCGATCTTGTAATCCGTTTTCGAAGCGGAGAAGAAAAAAAATACGCGGACATTTCGAAAGAAACATACGTGTCTTTGATGCAATCCGGATCGAAAATGAAATTCGTCGAAACGCTCGGCGAGCCGCTTTCTTAAACGCGGTTCAAATTTTATTATTGAAGCAATGATTTTTGAAGCAACTATGGATTTACGGAGAATGAACCATGTCCTCTTCCAAAGAAACCAAAACCTCCTCTTTGATCGAAACCGCGTTCGCATATTACTTTCATCGAACCGATCGTCTATTGAGGCTGCACTTCACCAAGCTGATGACCGATCACAAAGAGGACATCACCGTCGAACAATGGCTTTTACTGAACCAACTCTCCGTAACCGGAAGCGCGTATCAAACCGATCTTGTGGATAAAACGTTCAAGGATAGACCCAACGTAACTCGGCTATTGGACGGATTGGAAAAAAAGGATCTTGTTCAAAGGGAAGACGACTCCGAAGACAGAAGAAAATTCAAAGTCGTTATTACTAAAAAAGGAAAGGCTCTTTTGGAAAGAACCGTTCCAAGAATGCTGAAAGAGAGAAAACTCATCTACAAAGGATTGAGCCCTTCCGATCTTCAAACCTTGAAACGGATCTCGGAAACCATCGAAGCGAACGTGTTAGACGGCAGGATCTGAACTTCAATTCAAATGAGTTTCCAAATCCTGAAGCGGAATATGGTCCGTAACTTTTTTGGAAAACTTGGCGATCTGCACCCGTAAATCCGGACCGATCAAAAACTCCGCGGGCATTCGATCCATCTTCATCCCCGGAACCAATTTCATTTCAAAACCCATTTCTTCCGCTTCCTTAATTTCCTTTTTGGAAGTAAGAATCGTTTTGAAAACTCCGAGCCAGGAAGTGCCCACACCGTATAAACGATATAACTTTTCGGAAGGATCGGGGATTAAGGAAAACGGAATCGATTTTTTTCCTACGCTTTCCCGAATACTTTCGGGCGTGGATTCGAAAACCGCCAGAATCCGAAGCCCCTTTTTTTCAAGTTCGGGATACGCCTTTAAAAGCTGATGAACCCGTAAATTACA
It encodes:
- a CDS encoding KTSC domain-containing protein, with translation MLETHYISSPEIESIGYDLETGDLVIRFRSGEEKKYADISKETYVSLMQSGSKMKFVETLGEPLS
- a CDS encoding MarR family winged helix-turn-helix transcriptional regulator, encoding MSSSKETKTSSLIETAFAYYFHRTDRLLRLHFTKLMTDHKEDITVEQWLLLNQLSVTGSAYQTDLVDKTFKDRPNVTRLLDGLEKKDLVQREDDSEDRRKFKVVITKKGKALLERTVPRMLKERKLIYKGLSPSDLQTLKRISETIEANVLDGRI
- a CDS encoding peroxiredoxin-like family protein; the protein is MKLKTGDTAKDFAVRDYLGKNISLADLKGKYTLLAFFRNAECALCNLRVHQLLKAYPELEKKGLRILAVFESTPESIRESVGKKSIPFSLIPDPSEKLYRLYGVGTSWLGVFKTILTSKKEIKEAEEMGFEMKLVPGMKMDRMPAEFLIGPDLRVQIAKFSKKVTDHIPLQDLETHLN